Within the Malassezia vespertilionis chromosome 3, complete sequence genome, the region TATCACGTACAAAATCAACAACGACTACGCCAAGCACCGTGGGACGATCCTTTCCATCGGCCCGTTCGGAAACGACGCTCACAGAGGACACAGCAGGAACGGATGCGCTCGGCTGCATATCCATAGACGCAGATGCATCAGCCCATTCATCTTCATCTTCcgatgcatcgcgctcaTCTTTAAGCGGCAGTGCTGTATCCCCCCGCTCCGGAGCTGAGCTGTGCATTATGTTCAAAAGGTACTCCACAGCATTGGCCATGGCCAAGCTAGCTTGCTTACTAAATACTGGCACGCAGCTTGTTCGGTACCACTGTCATGGCCGACGTCACAGCCTCGCCTCAGCTGTCTGCAGCAGGAAATCGGGTAGGCAATATAAGCGACACGGAACAAGTGCTTTTGGGCCCGTATTTGCAGCCACAGACCTCCGCGTCAACGATCGTCGATATGAAAGCGGGTGTTGAATCTATTCAAATGAATTTGGAGAGCGggcgagcgccgcctgAGATGCAAGTGCGGTATGTTTAGTGGCTGGGTGCTAATGCTAGAATTTCACGAGTATGGAATGGAGAAGAAATATGTCAATTCTCTACGGCGCTCCCATCGCAGTTACAAGATTTTGTGCGTGTTGTGCCAGGCTTATCTTAGATGGACGCCGCAGTATTTGGGCGGAGCATGTCCGACATAAATATGACACTCTGTGATGCCGCAAGCCCCTGGCCAAACCTGTTGGATAATGTACTGGCGGCACTGACGTTTCAATTATCACCATGCATCCTTGGTACGCATTACAGGCGGGTACGTATTCAGCGTGGCTCATCGCAGTGCATGAAACGGTTTTATGTTCAGTTAGACGCCATGGAGAAGTCTCTATTCGCTCCCGCGCGGTTGCACATAACACCCCCCAGCCGCACCGCATTCCTCTTTCTTGCGGTCCAAGCACATGATATCCAGCTTGCGTATTAATTATATAGACATAACACCATGCAGCTCACAAGCGTTGACCCATTGGTACAGTGGTTAGCACGTGGAGCTGTTAAACTGGTCGTGTGTACGACTACAAAACTCTAAGGTCGCTGGTTCGATTCCAGCATGGGTCGTTTCATTTTTGGGACGATTGCATCCACAACTTTGCTTTGCAACTACACACAATGCATATTGTCGGCTAAAAAACTCATTTTTTAGGGTTGTACACGTTACATGCAGATTCGGTATGAACAATAGCGACCACTGGTTTCCGATGCTGTAAGGTGTAAGTGGTTGCACAAAAGCAAGTGGATACGTACGCCGTGTAATTTTGACTACCTGTCCACGCGTAAGACCAAAATAGCGTGCAACAGGGTCGCTTTGTTGAATGCGTGGGAGTTGAGACTCTTTCAGACGGCTAAAATTTGGTTAGCACGAAAATCAAAAGAATACATACTAGCGCTGCAGTAAAGCGGACTTTTCTTCGCTTTTCAGCACTTCGTGCTTCGGAACAAGTTGGTGGTGCGTAATGTTCACAAGCAAGAATGCTTCTTCAAAGTCCTCCAAAACCAATTGAAGGCGCATAGCCTCAATAACCTGGTAGAATTAGCTACCTGCACCATAAACCTCTTGCAGCGTACCTTTTTCGCGGCACTGGTCATTTTGTCGCTCCAAATGATCACGCCACGAGTAATATTCCTTTCCTCTAAAATATTGATAAATTGGCGCATGGTTTTCACGCCGACATTGCGTTCCGTAGCGTAGAATACGAACAAACGCTCATTAGGGTTATCGCGATGGGAGGTAAAAAAATTCAAACGATTACGGTCAATCGCACCGTTTGTCGACATCTCTCTCTTAAACATGTCGAGATCCACGTTAATTTCTTCGTCGGCAACTTCGTAGCCCTGCGCAATAAACACCTCGGTCAGTTACTGCTTCAAGCAAGCGCGATTCCACGTACCCTGTCTGCTACTAGCTCATGAATGGTACGGTTTATACGCCATAGCCTTGCTGCCTCACGCTCATCACTCATTATTCCCTTGGCGACGATCCACGAGACAAGAAATTTCCACGGGGTCGCCATCGCTGAGCGGGTAATCACGTGCAAAAAAATTGGTCTCGGTCTCGCCTTGGGTAACAGGCAAATGAAGGTATACTGAAATGAAACCTATTAGTGCTGCTCACAGGAAGCTACAATTTAAAAGAAAAAAAACGAATAGAAACTTCAAGGGGAATCCATGTTAGTCCCAGAACAGGGAGTCAACGATATTGGTATGTTTCGGACAAAGATTACATGCCTTATTGCTTGTCGAATGAAAattgtgcaagcgcgcgggAGACTTCGTCCATGGTATCAGAAGACGCACCAGACGCAGGTTGGTTCCGCATCATTCCTGTGGCCCCGGTGCGTTGCCCTGGGACCCCAATGTTATTGTGGCGCATGCCCAAGCTTGGCATCGTAGAAGGCTCGCTTATTGGGTGGAACCCATCAATATCGTTGCCCAAATCGTTGCTGCCAGACATCCCAATCGGTAAGCGCCCAAGAGAGTGGGAAGAGAAAGGATGACCATCCATTCCCCCTCCAAGACCAGGTCCCACTGCGTCAGTGCGTCGCATAGCATTGTGAGGGAAAACAGGAGAACGGACATTGTCCGGGGCGCCGAGCGGAGGATCCGTGGAACTAAACTGGAAGGGCATGGGCCCAGATGAAAAAGGACTAAACATGCTGCCCTTGGAATTTTGCCCACTGGAAATGTCGGGAACCTGGTATAAGTAAGAATGGTAGGAACAACGTACTGAGGAGAGTGGTGCGCCCCATACAGGGTGCGAGAGTCCGGCGCTATCGGGGTAGCCTGGGGTATAAAATGAAGACATGAGCGGGGTATTCGAAGATGCTCCGTCGAATGAAATCGGGTTTCCAGGTACATTGGGGTGATCAAAAAGCGCTTTCAAGTCTGCAGACGTTGGTAGTGCAGAGCCCGCAGATTTTTTCTCATCGTAACGCGTCCCAACAGGTCCGACGGAGACAGCTGTTGCTGCGGTATCATGATGGAAGGTATCGGTCGCAACACTGTCAACCGCTTTTGGAGACATAAGAGAAGAAGAGAACGGAGGCATGGGTGCGCTGAAGGCATCGTTTGGAGCCATGCTAGAGAGTGACAAACGAACGTTGTACTTTGCGGCCAATTCATCAAACATCGTCTTGGCCATGGTAAGCAGTTCTGCATTGCTGCCATTTACGCTGAGTTTGATTACAAACACATGCACTTCTTTGGGAGGACGTGGACCGCTCGTAAGAGTAACCCCCAATTCCttttgcatgcgctccaCCAACAAAGCGTAGTCTTTTGACTCCATCATGGAGCCCAGCTCGTACGTGTTGGGCACCACAATTTCGGAATCCAGAGGCACATGTTGCATCAGCAATTGCACGGCAATATTGATCTGCGACTCTGGTCCAAAGACCATGACAGTATCCAGCGCCGATTCACGACGCGCAAAGCGGACAGTGCAGCGTGTTTTGCGTTCAATATCATGAACAAGTGACGCCTTTTCGCCGAGAAGAAGACGGTGGTACTTGCGCTGTACAGTCACCGCCTCAGTGACAAAGTCCTTGTCCTTAGAACTGACAAGTTCCATCACCGAGTTTTTCAAATTCTCCAAATTGTTCGCGTTCTtcgacggcgtgcgtgcaataACATTGTCGTCATTGTCCACATATCCGCCCAGCGTGGCAAACTCTTCGGCGTTTGAAAATTTGACATATACGCCAAACTTCTTCATAATCCGCTGGATATTTTTGCCTCCTACGCCAATAATGCGTTTGTGGTATGCTTCCGGGACATGGAACGACATCTCTGCAGGGAGCTCCTCCTGCAAAAGACTGAGTCCTTGCAGTGCTGCGTCCAACTCTGTCCCTAGCACATCAATCATGAAGTTGTACTCATTGAATGGCTCAAAACGAATGCGTACGCCACAATGCTCCATGATCTTGTTGATCTTGCCATTCTTCTTGCCACTGATAAACTCGCGGTGGTCGGAAGCAAGCTCGAGTTGGAATCGAATCTCGTGTGCGTAGTGTTTCAAAGCAGGAATACGCATAAGCTCGCGCAGAGCCTTGCGTACTTCTGCGTCAAGTCCAGAAATCTCCAGATTGTTGCTCTGAAATGTAATCTCGGCACCAGAGGACGCGCTTATGCTCGAGAGAATAGCAGAAAGAGCATGTGTGTCAGGCTTGCCGGTGGACACACCAAGTGCATCGTAGGAGCCGGGCTGAAGCCAAATATTGGCCGAGTAGTGCGGAGAGACAAGTTGCATAAGCATACgaatgctgcgctcgacgtcTACACGGCTCGTGCCAAACACCACAACTTGGTTCTGCTGGCTACCAATGACAGGGAACTCAAGGAAAGTGCTGTTGTTCAGCATCAATGTGCGGAGCTCTTCTAGTCGCTCACACAGTAGCCAGTCAATCTTCCGTGACATCAGCACCACTTGGCGGTTTACCAGTGACTTGGCCTTTGTGTTGGTTAACTGCATTAGCGTGTcctttgcgcgctgtgtGTTGTAAAATTGACCTGCAATGTACACAGTGTTACGCTTTGCAACAATGGGCTGCGGGACGTTGGTATTCAGGATGCCAGCAAAGGGTGTTGGAAGGTAAATGCTCGTGTTGGTGTCCTCTTCGATGAGTTGCAAcacggcgcgtttgcggccACTAACCACATGGAGAAGCTTGCGGTCAATCTCGAATTGTTCAACGTGTAGGCCGTTGAAGCGATCAAGCTGGACCAGCACctggatgcgcgcaaactcAATCGCCTCGACCGAACCAGCTAGAACAATTTGTACGCTGCGGGCAATCTCGACACCAGGTGCCAGGTCGGCTTTGGGCGGCTCGGTGGGAACGATAGAGATGTTTGTGCCAGAGACCTGCGCGATCTCGTCCAATCTCATGCCCAGTTCGGAGCGGTCAGCCATGCCGGAATGAAAATGCGATTCAGCCAAAGCGTCTGCGATATCCGCGCCAGGCACTTTGATGCTTACTTTCCAGACAAATGGAAGACCTTGCAAAAGCGCACCTCTGCCTTCGAGCACCTGGCTCTGCGTTCCACATACATTAAACGTGTACTTTGGCGTGTGCGTAGTAGGAATAGCCAGAATAGCATGTTCTTGGTCGTGCCCAGCAGAAGCAGAAACAGCAGAAAAGGAGGCTTTTGACCCAATCTCTTCACCCTCGTCGGACAAGGACCGCACAGAACGGTTGCCAGGTCCAGCAGAAGCAGCAGGTCTAGGCGAGGTAGAAAAGTTGGATGATGACTGCATCGCACTGCTCGTGCCTGGCGGCAGAGGCACTTCCATGCTGGGAACCACATTCACCAGGCAATGTTGGGTAGACATGACCTTGTTGCTAAGACGCGATAATGCCTCTGCAATTTCtgcagacgcgcgcgctgaagGGCGCAAGCTGCTAATACCTGATCCTGGCGTACCAAGCGATGCACCATGCGAGATGAGATCGTTGCCAATATCCCGCGTAGTTCGGCTCGCGTTATCGCCGCCATCAATCGCGTCTGCAAATGTCCGTTCGCGTCGAGTACCAGTGCTGTCCTGCGGCGAGCGTGAGAGGCCTGGGCGAGCAGCACCAGGCGCAAGCGATGAGGGCGGCGAAACAGCAAGCCCAGCGCGACTGCCTACGACTCGGGCGTCTGGTGAAGACGATAGTGTTGAGTTAGGCGCCGGTACAGGCAGCGAGTGATTATCATGGTTAGATGCAGcagatgcgctgctcttcgGAAAACTGAATGCGGTCAAATATAAATCCATCCTGAATCAGCCCTATCCGCAATGTTGAGTAGAAAAACGCCTCGTGCGCGTAGCGCTGTAGTACGCCACGAAACGCACGCGGCGATGGGGGTCAGAAGTGAGAGCTGCTAGCAGTATCTATCAGAGGTTGTTGCAAACCTCTGAAGCACCTGAATTGCCAAATGTGCCGTATCCGGTTGCACAAGGAACAAGTGCCCAAGACAGCGCTACCTGGTAGTGGACAGCGACTTGCCGACTTGCACTGTTACCGCTCGGCccagctcgacgcgcggcTTCTCATTTGCCCCGCAGGGTGCCCCATTACCGCATCAGGATTCGGCCGAACCCACGCGGGTTCTACAGAAAGGGGTTGCCGCGCGTTAAATTATTGCCACGTGCAAATTACATTGTGCAGTAGCCTGCAGCTGGGCAGTGGAGAAAGCACACGACGTGGAGTGTTGCTTGCAGGCTGTGCAATCCGTCCCGCTGCGAAGCATCCTGTGCGGGGAGAGGGATGCTGCACGCACCAGGCGAGTCGAATTATGCAAGAACCTACTTGCACGAGTCATCCGGTATGCACAGTGCGCAAGAGGCTGTCAACGGCGCAGAGCGCTCGTTGAGCGCACCCATACGCAGCGATGCGGACGCGTCTTCGCACGCAAAGGTAAAATGCGAGATGTGTAACGGGGTAATTGAGGAGCACGAGACAGAAGAGGGCGTCGTACGCATGTCAGAGTGTTTTTGGCATGTACGCTGCTTCACTTGCATTACGTGCGGCAAACAGGTGCCATTAGAACAGGACAGCGTGCTGCTGGTCGGCACGCAGCCTATGTGCTCTGCTTGTACGTTCAACTGCCGTGCTTGTGGTGAAGTAATCCAAGATGAAGTGGTTATGTGCGAGTGCGATCCGTATCATAGCGACTGCTTTTGCTGTGGACGATGCAAGCTTCCGATTGATACTACTGTGTTTGCGCATGCGTCGGGTATGATctgttgcgcagcgtgtctCGAAGAAGGAGAGCAAGATTCGCGCACAGATTCAATACCATCTGTTTCTGAGACATGGCGCGACAGTCTTGTGTCGCGCGATGCTAGGAGCAGTGTTGATTATGTGAATCGCTCGCCTCGCACCGACAGTATGTTCTCGTTGAACGAGGCACAAGTGGATCAATATCAGAGGCCTACCTGTACGAAACCGTCtgctgcacaccgcgcgctgcaagtgAGCGTGTTTTGGAACACGTCGCCGAAAAAAGAGCCTAGCACACAGTCAGAACCACCTGAAGAACTGAGCCAACGCTTATCGGAGCGGATTCAAATGGATATCTTGCAAGCATATGGTAGCACGCACTCGCGCCCAGAAACCCCAGCGCAAGGCTTTTACGAAAAGGGCAATTTACTGGACGCCAGTGCAGAGAAAGAAATGGACGCGcaacgcagcgcaaatttgcgcgccgcctcgctCACAGAGTCAGAAATTAAGCGCAATCTATCACTGTACGAGCCTGAGTTTGCTGCACTTTTGGAAACTCCGGAAATTATGCGTAATAACCGGATCGAGAGCGAGGAGAGCCGTATGTCAAAACTGCGGCTCTCGAACGACGCGCAAGTATTTCTAGATCACGTTTCGGATGAGACTGATGGACTCTCGAGCGGAGAGACACGTATGCACATGCCTACCGATCAAGCCACGGACATCTACTCGCATATACCCAACGATATGCAAGGTCTGGAGATGCATCGACACGTCGCACTTGCCGAATTGTTGGCAATTCGAGACACAACAGCACCCCCAGGTGCATTTCCAGGTGATAGTATGCCCGTGCAAAATCGTGTAGCACTACTCCTTGACTCTTTGGTTGCGCATTTGGATTCAGTTAAGCAAGAGTACGTCGACCAGCTGCAAAACTTGCTCCTGATGCAAAATACCGTGCGGCAAGAATTGGGTCCGATGCTCGAGCAACACGCCATGCTGCAAAAGCAGAACCAGCATATGTTGCAAAAGGCAAACGAACTTGCTGGATGTGTAATGCAACTGGAAGCCAGCAGAGCGCGGACAGAAAAACCGCTCCCAGAAACACACAAAGGTGCTGGCACTTTTCAGGTTTCTCCTTCCTTGATGCCTAAGCCAAATGTGGCGTCTCTACAGCTTGGATCGCCAGAAACTAGGCCCGCACCGGCCTCGGAACCCCCAAACAGTGCGAGACTGGACGCCTCTTTGCCGCCACTGCCGTCGCAGCGAAAATTTCGTTGGATTAAGCCACTCTTGCTTTCCAATCAAGACTTGACCGCCATTGGCAATACACTCTTGCAACCTGCATATGATATTGGGCGTACATCACCGGCGAGTCTTCCTCCGTCTCCGCAGCGTTATGATGTTACTCATACGCACCCGCACGACTTCCAGACGACCAATATCTTAAGACCCAATGCGCGCTGttgcgtgtgcacgcgcaatgtATGGGCCCAGACGGaattgcgctgcacacagTGCCTGCTAACATGTCATGTTGGCTGCAATGACCACGTAACGTCTGCATGTGAGCCCAATCGTCCCAGCGCGCATCAACGCTCGGGATCGCTTGGGAAAACGCTGATGCCTTTGCATGAATTTACCAACCCGCCTCAGGTTGAATCTATGATTGGCCGTCCCTTGCAAGATCAggtccagcgcgagcagaaCGCCGTTCCAAGATTGATTGACCGATGCCTGATTGCTATTGAGCGCAACGGGATCAATGAAGAGGGTATTTACCGTCGCACAGGAGGTATCAATCAGCAGAAACAAATTGTCCAGCTTTTTGACAGCGGGCAGCAATTTGATCTCTGCGACATTCGCCAATTTAATGACACTGGCGCAATCACGAGCGTGGTAAAATTTTATTTGCGCGAACTTCCTGAGCCACTGATTCCGAGTGAACTGCACGACGACTTTGTTGAAtttggcgtgcagctggaGAGTGGGTCGTCCTTCCCCGCCGCACCCGCGATGGCCGCACTTTTGGGGAAACTGCCTGTGGCGAACCGAAATACGTTGCAGCGTTTGTGTATGCATCTCTCACTGGTTTCAGAAAATGAGGAACAGACGAAAATGTCGGCATCGAACTTGGGGTTAATTTTTGGGCCTACATTGATGCGTGCTAGCAATCCAGGACGCGAGCTAGTGGAAACGGGTACTTGTGCTACCGTTGTGAAATGTATTTATCATTGCTGAGCGCTTACAACAGATATGATTGAAAACACCCGACTTCTATTCGCATAAGATTTGTGCAATCATAACGCGAATGATTTTATCGCATCGGTAAGCACCTCTGCATCAAGAGGTGCTGGAGGAGGCAGCTGCCAAAATGCAGCATCGTCCGGCATGAGGGGTGACGCTGTTGGGGCTGCCCGTgttcgccgccgcgcgcgcgctttgcgcggcgcaggctgATACGACCATGTGTCTTGTTTTGCAAGTATTGTGGGTACAGGTAGTGTATCGAAAAATGTATGCACGTAAACGTCCAGTGCCCCCGGAGCGGCTGTCTCCCACTGCGGCATGGCGTATCGGTGCATATATGGAACTGTAATTAGTGTGAAATTGTGGGCATACCTATCCGGGTCAGACATGGAAATGATTCTCTTCCGGTACTGGGTGTAAGAGGGTGAATGGAACAACGTACCTGTACATGTCTAAATCGTTTCCCACCAGTActatgcgccgcagggAATCACGATCCCAATTTGCACGCAAGATTCCCTCGTATAATTGTTTGGGACAGTGAGGCATATAGATCAACGTGGGCACTTGCAAGTGGTATTGTCCACACTTTGGTCAGCGCCAATCCAACGTACCTTATTCTCGAGCGGCAAGACTATATCTAAGCTGCCTACCCGCGCCACATCTTGCTCATCAAATAAAGGATCATACATAGATACAGCACAGTACATAGGAGGACATCGCTAGCGTAAGAAGCAGATGCAACGTACTTGGATGCGATCGCGTATTGCCAAAAGAAGTGCAAGCTggtcttgcgcagcactgcTATCCAGTAAGCCAATGCCAAGGCATAAAATAGAGTTTGTTCCGCCGTGACGCTCGGAAATCGCGTCTACTAGCGCTGACGTGAGATGTACGCTTCGTACGTACCGTACAGTCGATCTCGGCTGGACTCGTCTCGAAGAAGCTTGGCAGATTTCGCGTCAACCTTCTCCGTAAAACTCGACAATCGCTGCTCCCTATCTTTCCCTTCACATTCTTCCCATGGCATCTCTTTTCTGACCATGGTGATGCCACGCTTGGGCCGTCTCGACGGTTTGTCAGTTCGAAACATGAGCGTATAGGAAAGCGCGCCTCCACATTCACCGCGGTGTCGTGGGCGCAAATTCGCAGATGTGCTTTTCGCAGCATGCAACAACACCTATGATGACAATTTTGCAGAGGCTGCCAGGTGGCCCTAAGGTATGTTGCAAAGAAACAATTTAATGTTAGACACTTGTTGCATTTGTTGCTATACTATTTGCGTACACAACGCAGACAGAGTCCATGCAACGTGTCCAAAACGTGCTTGGGTACTCCAAGCCACTCTTTTTGTTATATGTGACGCACAGCAGCTTCATCTTTCTTCTTCCGATCCAGCTACTTGTGCTCTGTGCATGGAATAAGAAAAGACCATCTTATTATTTTGCCCTTTTACAAAGGGACCTTGCTCAGCAGGCGGAACACGTATGGAAACGTATACTCTATCGCACGTCGCCGTTATCTAGCTTGGCATTGGCTAGTACATTCGCCCTCATTCTTCTCATATTGACCACAGGGATTACCATTCCCGCAATAAGCTGGTTCATCGCTGTCCCATTAACCAGTATGGCCAACATTACAGCGATTTACAACACATTCAGCATCTGGG harbors:
- the RPB5 gene encoding DNA-directed RNA polymerases II 24 kDa polypeptide (RNA polymerase II subunit 5) (COG:K; EggNog:ENOG503NVDE); this encodes MATPWKFLVSWIVAKGIMSDEREAARLWRINRTIHELVADRGYEVADEEINVDLDMFKREMSTNGAIDRNRLNFFTSHRDNPNERLFVFYATERNVGVKTMRQFINILEERNITRGVIIWSDKMTSAAKKVIEAMRLQLVLEDFEEAFLLVNITHHQLVPKHEVLKSEEKSALLQR
- a CDS encoding uncharacterized protein (BUSCO:EOG09260R9L; EggNog:ENOG503NVGC; COG:I), yielding MDLYLTAFSFPKSSASAASNHDNHSLPVPAPNSTLSSSPDARVVGSRAGLAVSPPSSLAPGAARPGLSRSPQDSTGTRRERTFADAIDGGDNASRTTRDIGNDLISHGASLGTPGSGISSLRPSARASAEIAEALSRLSNKVMSTQHCLVNVVPSMEVPLPPGTSSAMQSSSNFSTSPRPAASAGPGNRSVRSLSDEGEEIGSKASFSAVSASAGHDQEHAILAIPTTHTPKYTFNVCGTQSQVLEGRGALLQGLPFVWKVSIKVPGADIADALAESHFHSGMADRSELGMRLDEIAQVSGTNISIVPTEPPKADLAPGVEIARSVQIVLAGSVEAIEFARIQVLVQLDRFNGLHVEQFEIDRKLLHVVSGRKRAVLQLIEEDTNTSIYLPTPFAGILNTNVPQPIVAKRNTVYIAGQFYNTQRAKDTLMQLTNTKAKSLVNRQVVLMSRKIDWLLCERLEELRTLMLNNSTFLEFPVIGSQQNQVVVFGTSRVDVERSIRMLMQLVSPHYSANIWLQPGSYDALGVSTGKPDTHALSAILSSISASSGAEITFQSNNLEISGLDAEVRKALRELMRIPALKHYAHEIRFQLELASDHREFISGKKNGKINKIMEHCGVRIRFEPFNEYNFMIDVLGTELDAALQGLSLLQEELPAEMSFHVPEAYHKRIIGVGGKNIQRIMKKFGVYVKFSNAEEFATLGGYVDNDDNVIARTPSKNANNLENLKNSVMELVSSKDKDFVTEAVTVQRKYHRLLLGEKASLVHDIERKTRCTVRFARRESALDTVMVFGPESQINIAVQLLMQHVPLDSEIVVPNTYELGSMMESKDYALLVERMQKELGVTLTSGPRPPKEVHVFVIKLSVNGSNAELLTMAKTMFDELAAKYNVRLSLSSMAPNDAFSAPMPPFSSSLMSPKAVDSVATDTFHHDTAATAVSVGPVGTRYDEKKSAGSALPTSADLKALFDHPNVPGNPISFDGASSNTPLMSSFYTPGYPDSAGLSHPVWGAPLSSVPDISSGQNSKGSMFSPFSSGPMPFQFSSTDPPLGAPDNVRSPVFPHNAMRRTDAVGPGLGGGMDGHPFSSHSLGRLPIGMSGSNDLGNDIDGFHPISEPSTMPSLGMRHNNIGVPGQRTGATGMMRNQPASGASSDTMDEVSRALAQFSFDKQ
- the RGA2 gene encoding Rho-type gtpase-activating protein (EggNog:ENOG503NWDD; COG:T; COG:Z) encodes the protein MPCLEEGEQDSRTDSIPSVSETWRDSLVSRDARSSVDYVNRSPRTDSMFSLNEAQVDQYQRPTCTKPSAAHRALQVSVFWNTSPKKEPSTQSEPPEELSQRLSERIQMDILQAYGSTHSRPETPAQGFYEKGNLLDASAEKEMDAQRSANLRAASLTESEIKRNLSLYEPEFAALLETPEIMRNNRIESEESRMSKLRLSNDAQVFLDHVSDETDGLSSGETRMHMPTDQATDIYSHIPNDMQGLEMHRHVALAELLAIRDTTAPPGAFPGDSMPVQNRVALLLDSLVAHLDSVKQEYVDQLQNLLLMQNTVRQELGPMLEQHAMLQKQNQHMLQKANELAGCVMQLEASRARTEKPLPETHKGAGTFQVSPSLMPKPNVASLQLGSPETRPAPASEPPNSARLDASLPPLPSQRKFRWIKPLLLSNQDLTAIGNTLLQPAYDIGRTSPASLPPSPQRYDVTHTHPHDFQTTNILRPNARCCVCTRNVWAQTELRCTQCLLTCHVGCNDHVTSACEPNRPSAHQRSGSLGKTLMPLHEFTNPPQVESMIGRPLQDQVQREQNAVPRLIDRCLIAIERNGINEEGIYRRTGGINQQKQIVQLFDSGQQFDLCDIRQFNDTGAITSVVKFYLRELPEPLIPSELHDDFVEFGVQLESGSSFPAAPAMAALLGKLPVANRNTLQHENVGIELGVNFWAYIDAC